In Rhodobium gokarnense, one DNA window encodes the following:
- a CDS encoding LysE family translocator, with amino-acid sequence MFDYTLLHWSAFLTAAVLLNLSPGPDFAFILGQTARGGCKGGFAAMFGIWTGAFGHVLMAALGLSAVLATSAMAFTVVKWAGAAYLVWLGIAALRSSGGGFVAESATEKPIAAIYRQGVLVSLLNPKVGIFFLAFLPQFVVDGSGPASAQLFLHGMLIIVIAAFIEPPLVLAGARLVRALRNNDRIGLWLDRGLGALFLALGVKLALSER; translated from the coding sequence ATGTTCGATTACACGCTGTTGCATTGGTCGGCATTTCTGACCGCCGCGGTTCTGCTCAACCTGTCGCCGGGACCCGACTTCGCCTTCATCCTGGGCCAGACCGCGCGAGGCGGGTGCAAGGGCGGATTTGCGGCCATGTTCGGCATCTGGACCGGGGCTTTCGGGCATGTGCTAATGGCCGCGCTCGGCCTTTCGGCGGTGCTCGCCACCTCGGCGATGGCGTTCACCGTGGTGAAGTGGGCCGGGGCCGCCTATCTCGTCTGGCTCGGCATCGCGGCACTGCGCTCCTCCGGTGGCGGCTTCGTTGCCGAATCCGCCACGGAAAAGCCGATCGCCGCGATCTACCGGCAAGGTGTTCTGGTCTCCTTGCTCAATCCCAAGGTCGGCATTTTCTTTCTGGCGTTCCTGCCGCAATTCGTCGTCGACGGCAGCGGCCCGGCCTCAGCCCAGCTCTTCCTGCACGGAATGTTGATCATCGTGATTGCCGCCTTCATCGAGCCGCCGCTGGTATTGGCAGGAGCGCGCCTGGTGCGTGCCCTGCGGAACAACGACCGCATCGGCCTGTGGCTCGACCGCGGCCTCGGCGCCCTGTTCCTGGCGCTCGGCGTCAAGCTGGCGCTGAGCGAACGGTGA
- a CDS encoding YceI family protein gives MIRNTALAAVTALALSGAFATTAFAEPVDYAFDKTHANITFTINHLGFSTAHGRFNTFDGTLTIDEEEPANSAVDVTIATDSLDTFYDKRNEHLKSKDFFNVAEFPEMTFKSTSVEKTGDDMLKMTGDLTMLGVTKPVTLDVTVPKLGAHPMSGAKAVGFHATGTIKRSEWGMTTFVPAVSDEVDIVIDLEAAQK, from the coding sequence ATGATCCGCAACACCGCCCTTGCCGCCGTTACCGCCCTCGCCCTTTCCGGCGCGTTCGCCACCACCGCGTTCGCCGAGCCGGTCGACTACGCCTTCGACAAGACCCACGCCAACATCACGTTCACCATCAACCATCTCGGTTTTTCCACCGCCCATGGCCGCTTCAACACCTTCGACGGCACGCTGACGATCGACGAAGAGGAGCCGGCGAATTCGGCCGTCGACGTGACCATCGCTACCGACAGCCTCGACACCTTTTACGACAAGCGTAACGAGCACCTGAAGAGCAAGGACTTCTTCAACGTCGCCGAATTTCCGGAGATGACCTTCAAGTCGACGTCCGTGGAAAAGACCGGCGATGACATGCTGAAGATGACCGGCGACCTGACCATGCTCGGCGTCACCAAGCCGGTGACCCTTGACGTCACGGTGCCCAAGCTCGGCGCACACCCGATGAGCGGCGCCAAGGCCGTCGGCTTCCATGCGACCGGCACCATCAAGCGCTCCGAATGGGGCATGACCACCTTCGTGCCGGCGGTCAGCGACGAGGTCGACATCGTCATCGACCTGGAAGCCGCGCAGAAATAA
- a CDS encoding cytochrome b — translation MLRNTTSGYGLVAIALHWLIAAMIVAMIVVGMYMSGLELSDPNKFQLYQLHKSFGLTLLGLVVIRLVWRFSNPTPRLPATLPDWQKVGAHLTHVALYFLLIAMPLSGWLMVSASTLGIPTLYFNLFQVPHLPVPGFLGEPAAAEATLKEVHELLAYLLIVVVVLHIAAALKHHFVDRDDILTRMVSTGPGRYGIR, via the coding sequence ATGCTGCGCAACACGACATCCGGTTACGGCCTTGTGGCCATCGCGCTCCACTGGCTGATCGCGGCGATGATCGTCGCCATGATCGTGGTCGGCATGTATATGAGCGGTCTGGAACTCTCCGATCCCAACAAGTTCCAGCTCTACCAGCTCCACAAGTCTTTCGGGCTGACGCTGCTCGGCCTCGTCGTCATCCGGCTCGTTTGGCGCTTCTCCAACCCGACGCCGCGGCTACCCGCCACCCTGCCCGACTGGCAGAAGGTCGGCGCGCATCTCACGCACGTGGCTCTCTATTTCCTCCTCATCGCCATGCCGCTGTCCGGCTGGCTGATGGTGTCGGCCTCAACGCTCGGCATCCCGACGCTCTATTTCAATCTCTTCCAGGTGCCGCACCTGCCGGTGCCGGGCTTCCTCGGCGAGCCGGCAGCGGCCGAAGCGACCCTGAAGGAGGTGCACGAGCTGCTCGCCTATCTCCTCATCGTCGTCGTCGTCCTGCACATCGCCGCTGCGCTCAAGCACCATTTCGTCGACCGCGACGACATCCTCACCCGGATGGTGTCGACCGGCCCCGGGCGCTACGGTATCCGCTGA
- a CDS encoding YceI family protein — protein MIPSSFPLSRVRRLAAAVLVAGSFGAALAGPALAADGWIVDPAKSTVGFTATQAGEPFKGTFKAFQADITFDPNDMNAGNVDVVFDTTQIETGDAQKDANLPTPNWFNAKAHPMATFTASNFSKTGDDSYVAKGELTIRDIAKPVTLPFTLTIDGNTAKMSGETTVKRTDFGIGTGVPVEMIGDDVVVTVSLTATK, from the coding sequence ATGATCCCTTCCTCCTTCCCGCTGTCCCGCGTCAGGCGCCTTGCCGCCGCGGTCCTCGTTGCCGGCTCGTTCGGCGCCGCCCTTGCCGGCCCTGCCCTTGCGGCCGATGGCTGGATCGTCGACCCCGCAAAGAGCACGGTCGGCTTCACCGCGACCCAGGCGGGCGAGCCGTTCAAAGGCACCTTCAAGGCATTCCAGGCCGACATCACCTTCGATCCGAACGACATGAACGCCGGCAATGTCGACGTCGTCTTCGACACCACCCAGATCGAGACCGGCGATGCGCAGAAGGACGCCAACCTGCCGACGCCGAACTGGTTCAACGCCAAGGCCCATCCGATGGCGACCTTCACGGCGTCGAACTTTTCAAAGACCGGCGACGACAGCTACGTGGCCAAGGGCGAGCTGACGATCCGCGACATCGCCAAGCCTGTCACCCTGCCCTTCACGCTGACCATCGACGGCAACACCGCCAAGATGTCCGGCGAGACCACCGTCAAGCGCACCGACTTCGGCATCGGCACCGGCGTCCCGGTGGAGATGATCGGCGACGATGTCGTCGTCACCGTCTCGCTCACCGCCACCAAGTAG